Genomic window (Microbacterium oxydans):
CTCGCGCTGCTGTACATCGTGTGGGTGCTGATCCAGACGTTCGTCCTGGCGATGACGCCGGACTTCGACACCGCCAGGGCGACCGACGGGTGGGAGCTGCTCGCGCAGCTCACGATCAGTCCGACGAACCTCTGGTATCTGCTCGCGCTCGCGGCGTACCTCGCGATCGCGCGGCTCACCCGGGGGCTCCCGACCGTGGCGGTGCTGGCGGTCGCGTTCGTCATCGCGGCGGTCGCCGGGGCCGGGGTGATCCCGGATCTCGGCAATCTGTGGCAGCTGGTGCAGAACCTGTTCTTCTTCCTCGTCGGGCTCCGACTGCGTGCCGTGATCGAGCGGTTCACGAGGAGCGTGGGCATCGGCGGGGCACTCGCGCTCGCGGCCGTCTACGTCGGGGCGCTCGCGGCCGTGGCGGCGCTCGGCATCCGCCTCCTGCCGGGGGTGTGGCCGGCGCTGGCGCTCGTCGCCGTGGCGTTCGGGGTGGCGCTGAGCGTGCTCCTCGACCGGCACGCGGGGGTCGTCGCGCGACCCCTGCGCTGGATCGGCCGGCGGACCCTGCCGATCTACGTGCTGCACATGATGCCGCTGGCGTTCGTCGGCGCGGGGCTGGAGGCCGTCGGGTGGCGGCCGACGCCGGTCCTGGAGGGCATCGGCCCCGTGGTGCTGACCGCGGTCGTCATCGCGACCTGCCTGGCCGTGCACGCGCTGCTGGTGCGCTGCGGCCTCGGGGCCCTGTTCGACCCGCTGCGGGTCACGGACCGTCTGGGGCGGGGCCGTCGCCGCACGGCCGAGCCTCGCGCGTGAAGGCCTCGACAATCGGCCCGACGCGGCGGATGCTGGAACCATGGCGGCCTTCACAGCGGACAACGCATTCAGCGGATTCAGCGTCGACGACATCGACGCGGCGAAAGAGTTCTACGGCACGACCCTCGGGCTCGACGTCGGAGTCAACGCGATGGGGTTCCTCGACCTGCGGCTGCCCAGCGGCGGATCGATCCTCGTGTACCCGAAGCCGAACCACACGCCCGCGAGCTTCACCATCCTGAACTTCCCGGTGGCGGATGTCGACGCCGCGGTGGACGAGCTCATCGAGCGCGGTGTGCAGACCAAGATCTACAGCGACGACGAGTTCCCCTCCGATGCGCGCGGCATCGTCCGCGGCAACGGCCGGGGCCCGGACATCGCCTGGTTCCGCGACCCCGCGGGGAACGTGCTCGCGGTGATGCAGGCCTGACGCGGGGCGTGAGTTCCGTCGATGAAGGGGTACGCGCTCGCGTCTACGACCCAGCCGGTCGCAGTCAGCCGTTACGAACTGACAGAGGACGCGCAAAAAGCGCTTCCCGATGAAGACGTGATCACCCGGGCCTTCGCCGACGGGTTGTCCCGCAGCGCCTAGGATCCGAGCGGAGTCGGAGCGCTACAGCCGGTCCACGCCCGTCACGGTGACGACGGCCTGGCCGGCCTCGTCGGAGGCGGCGAGGTCGATCGTCGCGGAGATGCCCCAGTCGTGGTCTCCGGCGGGATCGTCGAAGATCTGCCGGGCGGTCCACGCGGTGGTGCCCTCGGTGAGGATCAGCAGTTTCGAGCTGCGGGCGTCCGCACCGGTGAGGATGTCGTCGTGCTCCGCGAAGTATCCGTCGAGCGCGTCCGACCAGGCATCCGCCCCGAAGCCCGGATCGAGCTCGGCGAGAGCGGCGACGTCTTCCCGCGCGGCGAGCTGCACGCGACGGAACAGCTCGTTGCGCACGAGGATGCGGAAGGCGCGGATGTTGCTCGTGAGCCGCTTGGGGGCGGGGGGCACGATCGGCTCGTCGGGGGCGTGCGGGTCGAAGCGGCCGTTGTCGGTTCCCGCGACCAGCTCCTCCCACTCGTCGAGCAGGCTGGAGTCGACCTGACGGACGAGTTCGCCGAGCCACTCGATGAGGTCGCGCAGATCCTCGTCCTTGAGCTCCTCGGGGATGGTCTGCGACGCGGCCCGATAGGCGTCCGAGAGATAGCGCAGCACCACGCCCTCGGAGCGGGCGATCTTGTAGTACGCGACGTATTCCCCGAACGACATGGCCCGCTCGTACATGTCGCGGACGACGGACTTCGGATGCAGCTCGAAGTCGCGGATCCACGGCTGCGCGGCGCTGAACGTCTCGAACGCGGCGCTCAGCAGCTCGTCGAGGGGCTTCGGGTAGGTGATCTGCTCGAGCAGCTCCATCCGCTCGTCGTACTCGATGCCCTCCGACTTCATCGCGGCGACCGCTTCGCCGCGGGCGAGGAACTCCTGCTGGCTGAGCACGGCGCGCGGGTCGTCGAGGGTCGACTCCACGATGGAGATCATGTCCAGGGCGTACGAGCCGGTGCCGGCGGCCGGATCCGGGTCGAGCAGCTCGAACGCGGCGAGGGCGAACGGCGACAGCGGCTGGTTGAGGGCGAAGTTCGGCTGCAGGTCGACCGTGAGGCGGATATCGCCCTCGGGCGTCTTCTCGACGATTCCCGATTCGCGGAGCGTGCGGTAGATGCCGATGGCGCGCAGAGCCAGTTCACGCTGTCGCTTCCGCGGTTCGTGATTGTCATATACCAGCGAGCGCATATTGGCGAAGACGTCGCCGCCGCGGGCGATCACGTTGAGCATCATGGCGCTCGTGATCTGCATGTGCGAGGTCAGGGTCTCCGGCACCGCATCGATGAGCTTGCGGAACGACGGCTCGCCCCACGACACGAACCCGTCCGGTGCCTTCTTGCGCACGATCTTGCGCTTCTTCTTCGGGTCGTCGCCGGCCTTCTTGACCGCCGCGACGTTCTCGCTCTCGTGCTCCGGAGCCTGCGCGACGACCGTGCCCGCGGTGTCGTAGCCGGCGCGGCCGGCGCGACCGGCGATCTGATGGAACTCGCGGGCGTTCAGCTGCCGCATGCGGGTGCCGTCGAACTTGGTGAGCGCGGTCAGGAGCACGGTGCGGATCGGCACGTTGATGCCGACGCCGAGGGTGTCGGTGCCGCAGATGACGCGCAGGAGTCCGCGCTGGGCGAGCTGTTCGACCAGACGACGGTACTTCGGCAGCATCCCGGCGTGGTGCACGCCGATCCCCGCGCGCAGGAAGCGCGAGAGCGTCTTGCCGAACGCGGTGGTGAACCGGAACTCGGCGATCAGTGCCGCGATCTCGTCGCGCTGCTCGCGAGTGGCGACCTTGGTGCTGGAGAGCGCCTGTGCCCTCTCCATCGCGGCGGCCTGCGAGAAGTGCACGACGTAGATCGGCGCCTGGCCGGTGTTCAGGAGGTCGTCGATCGTCTCGTGGATCGGCGTCGTCTCGTAGAAGAAGTGCAGGGGGACGGGACGCTCGACGCCGGTGACGGTCGCCGTCTCGCGGCTCGTGCGGCGGGTGAGGTCGGCGGCCAGCTCGGTGACGTCACCCAGGGTCGCCGACATCAGGATGAACTGCGCCTGCGGCAGCTCCAGCAGCGGCACCTGCCACGCCCATCCGCGGTCGGGGTCCGCGTAGAAATGGAACTCGTCCATCACGACCTGGCCCACGTCGGCGTCGGTGCCCTGCCGCAGCGAGAGGTTCGCGAGGATCTCGGCGGTGCAGCAGATGATCGGGGCGTCGGCGTTCACCGAGGAGTCTCCGGTGACCATGCCGACGTTCTCGGCGCCGAACACGTCGACCAGTGCGAAGAACTTCTCGCTGACGAGAGCCTTGATCGGAGCGGTGTAACAGCTGCGACGTCCGGCGACGAGGGCGCTGAAGTGCGCGCCGATCGCGACGAGCGACTTCCCGGTGCCGGTGGGCGTCGAGAGGATCAGGTTGTTGCCGGAGACGATCTCGATGACCGCCTCGTCCTGCGCGGGGTACAGGCTGATGCCGGTGGACTCCGCCCATTCGACGAACGCGAGGTAGACGGCATCCGGATCCGCGGCGTCCGGAACGAGGGCGGGGTCGAGCCGCGGAGTGGAAGTCATGATCCCTCGATCATCCCATCCGGGGGCGGCGCCGACCTGCGCCCCCGTTCAGGCGGTCGCAGCGCGCAGGGCGATGCGGATCATGTCGCCGAAGGTCTGCTCGCGCTCCTGGGCCGTGGTCTCCTCGCCCGTCACGATGTGGTCGCTGACCGTGCAGATCGCGAGGGCGCGTCGACCGTAGTACGCCGCGAGCGTGTAGAGCCCGGCCGCCTCCATCTCGACGCCGAGGATGCCGTGCTGCACGAACGGCTCCGTGAGCTCGGGGCGGGTGCTGTAGAACTGGTCGCTCGAGAACAGCTGCCCCACATGCACGGCAGACTCCAGGGGCTCGGCCTCGCTCGCCTCGACCGCGGCGCGCAGCAGCGAGAAGTCCGCCACGGGCGCGTAGTCGAGTCCGTGGAAGCGCACCCGGTTGATCCCGGAGTCGGTGCTCGCGCCGTTCGCGATGATGATGTCGCGGATCTTGACCCGCTCGGTCAGGGCTCCGCACGAGCCCACCCGGACGATCGTCTGCACGTCGTAGGAGTCGAACAGCTCGTTCGCGTAGATCGCCATCGACGGCTGGCCCATGCCCGAGCCCTGCACCGAGACGCGGTGCCCTTCCCAGGTGCCGGTGAAGCCCAGCATGCCGCGCGTCTCGGAGTACAGCTCCGCCTCGTCGAGGAAGGTCTCGGCGATCCACTTCGCCCGCAGCGGGTCGCCGGGGAACAGGACGATGGGGGCGATCTGGCCGGGCTCTGCGGCGATGTGCGTGCTCATGGCCTCAGCGTAGCCAGCCCGGTCATGCGCCGCCCGAGGGGCTCACCCGGGAGCCCCGGTGAGCCCCAAGGCGGTGATGAGCTCGTACGCGGCGGAGCGCGCCTGCACGATCACGGTGCCGATCTGCACCCCGGTGGCCGACACCGACAGGAGCAGCTGACCGTAGGGGGCGAGGATGAAGCTGAGCAGTGACGTCTGGCTCTCGGCGATCGACACCGAGACGACGGCGGACAGGCTCGGCGCCCCGCCGCCGGAGATGATCTCTGCCTCGGCTCTGGCGACCCCGAACAGTGAGCCGTTCATCGCCGCCAGACGGTCGCCGGTCTCGCGCGCGACGCCGACCGAGGCGATCTGGAGCCCGTCCGCGGTCGACAGCACGGCCGCGGTCATCTCGGGGAACCGCTCCTCGAGATGGCGCAGCCGCGTCGCCGCGGCCTGCCCGACCACACCCGACCAGACCGTCCAGTCGGCTGCGAGGTCGGGATGCATGAGCGCCGGGTCGGTTCCGGGCGTGGAGTCCTTCGAGAGACCCGATGCATCGGGTCGGATGTGTGCTGTCACGACTCTTCCTCCGGAAGGTCAAGGGCCACGCAGGCGACGCGCATCACGCAGGCGCGGTCGCGGGCGTCGGCGGTGAGAACGCGGGTGGAGGGGATGCCGTACCGATCCAGCAGGCAGGCGAGAGATCGCCGCACAGCGTCGAGGTCGTCCTCGGCGCAGTGGCTGACGGCGATCACGAGACGGTGGCCGTCTTCCGCGAACCGCGGGATCCAGTCGCCGGCGTCGGCGACGAGGTTCCCGCGGTCGGCGCGCAGCCAGAGCAGGATGCGCGTGTCGGACGAGGACAGGGTTCGCCGCGCGTGCGCGAAGCGGTCCTGCCCCGGCACACCGATGAGCGCCACCGAGATCTCGGGCGTGGGCTTCCACGCGCCGTAGTCGAGTCCGACCGTGGTGGTCGTCTTCTCTCCGTCGCCGTACTCCGCGGAGCCGGCCGAGATCGGGACGTCGGTGTCGACCGGCGGGACGTCGCTCAGCGCGCGGACCGCAGTGGTCTTCCCCGCATCGACAGGCCCCGCGAAGACGAGCCGGTAGCGGTTCGGCAGGTTCACGCGTCGCCAGCGCGCACGCCGCATCGCGCTCTCCGGCGAGGCGGCGTGCGCCCACGAGCGGCCCCCGAGGCCAGCACTCGTGAGGGCCTCGTCCGTCAAGCGTTCAAGGCCGCCACATGGCGGTTCACGGCGGACCGGAGAAGAGCGAGGTTCGTCGCCTGACGGTCGGCCGCCAGGTAGAGGAACATCTCGTCGGTCACCATCTTGAGCAGGTGCAGCTGCGTGTCGAGCGTGAGCAGCATGTCCTCGAGGCTCGCCTCGAGACCGAGCGCCTCGATCGTCCGCTTCTTGTTCTTCACGATCTCGCTGTTGTAGGCGCTCGCGACGTCGAGGTCGAAGTTCGGTCGCGTCGAGCTCGATGCGAGCGGCAGCCCGGATTCGAGATCGACGACGGACGCGCCGATGAACCCGTTGATATCGTGCGCGATGTCGGCGATGAGAGCGTTCAGTTCGTCTTGCGTGGCCATGGTGGTGTCCCCCAGTTCGAGTGCGGATGCCAGAGACCGCCCCTTGCGGTCACCCCCGGTGCATCGGCAACACATAAAGTGTATAACGTTACCGACTCAGGACGCGAGGTCTGCCTCGACACGCTCGACGCACGCGCGTCGGCGGTCGCTCGGGGCGACCGCCGACGGGGTGGGCGGGTGGGGATGCTCAGTGCAGGCTGAGGTACTCCTCGAGGGTCTCGGGGCTGGCGGAGAGCAGCGGTTCGCGCACCGCTTCGCCCGGGAACTCACTGGCCTCGAAGAACCAGCGCCGCGAGGCCGGCATCCCCCACAGCTGTGCGCGCTGCGGGTCGCTGACGTCCCAGCGGATCGGAGGAGTCTCCAGATCGATGAACTGGTAGTGCGTCGTGAAGAGCTCGATCCGATGCTGGTCGGGGTCGCGCACATACAGGAAGAGGGCATTGCTCAGTCCGTGCCGTCCAGGTCCGCGGTCGATCTCGCGGCCGAGCCCGACGGCCCCGCAGACGTCCGCGGCATGCAGCAGGGCGGAGGCGTCCGGCACGGTGTAGGCGAAGTGGTGCAGGCGGGGACCGCGGCCGTTGGTGAAGACGAGGTCGTGGGTGTTGCCCTTCACCTCGAGCCACGTCCCCCAGAGCTCGTCGGTGCCGTCCGCGGCCGTGTACTCGGCCATCCGCATGCCGAGGCCCGCCCAGAAGTCGGTGGCCGCCTGCACGTCGTACGTGACGACCTGGAAGTGGTCGAGGCGCTGGGGGAAGGCGGAGCGGAACTCGTCGAAGCGCTGCATCTTGCGCTCGACGACGTCCATGGAGCTGGTGAGCTCGATGTGGGTGCCGACCGTGTCCCGGAAGCGCAGCGTGGGCCCCTGGTGCGGCACCTCGACCCGCTCGTGATCGACTCCGGTGGCGGCGAAATGCTTCTCGGCGGCCAGGATGTCCGCGTCGGAGCGCACGCGGAGCCCGACGTGGAGGGCCTTGGCCTCATCGGCCCGCACGAGGACGAGGCTGTGATGCGCCGCCTCCTCGAGACCGCGCAGATAGATCGCGTCATCGGTCTCCTCGGTCACCACGAGTCCGATGACGTCGCGGTAGAAGTCACGGCTGGCCTCGAGGTCGGTCACGGCGAGGGAGACGTGGCTCGCCCTGGTGAGGATGAAGGGCGGGGTGTCACTCGTGGTGGGGAGCATAGATCCTCCTTGATCGGATGCGGTGCGTGCGGACTCAGCGAGACGTCGCGGCGATGAAGGCCGCGCCGTAGTCGTTGCCGTTGGGCAGACGCAGGGTGGTGTGGACGTGGAAGCGCGCGGGCAGGCGGTTGCTCAGCCAGACCCCTGCATGGTGGTCGAGCTCGGCGAGGATCACCGGGCTCTGGACGCGGAAGTAGAACGGCTCGGTGCCATCCGTGGCTCCGTACCAGCCGAACCAGGTCTCGTCGCGGTGGGTCTCGACCTCGACGAGGGCGAGGGCACGCTGGTCGGCAGGGAGCAGGAGATGGAAGTCCTCGACGATCGCCAGGAGCAATTCCCACTGGGCATCCGTCAGGTCGGAGCCGCGGATGCCCTCGGGCGGCACCACACGGTTGTCCCGGAACGCGCCCGCGACGTGCCGCTCGTCGGCGGGATGGCGTCGTCCGTCCGGCATCTCCGGGTCGAGCACCGATCGGTAGACGATCGCCTGGGCGCGTTGGGCGTCCGTGAACGACGACGCGAGCGCCAGTGCCGTCTGCTCCCGTGCGTCGAAGAGGGGAGGGCGCTCGTCATCGGTGAGGGCCGGCTCGGCGCCCAGGAACACGGGCGCGACGACCTGACGGGAGCCGATGAACACCGAGTGCACGGCGACGTGGTGGCCGAACAGCTGCCACCCCCAGGGCCCCTCGCCCGGGTCGCCGTAGAGGGCGAACCAGTAGCTGCGCTCGTTCATGATCGTGGGCAGGTCGACGAGGCCGCCGAGATAGCCGTTGAGATCCATGGCCTCGCGCACCCGGGCGAAGCCCTCCGGGCTCAGCGACGCCTCGATCACGTCGAGGACCGCCGCCACCACGGCATCCGTCTGGTCCTCGAGTCGCAGTCCCGTGCGGAAGAACACGAACTCCGGGTTGCTCCAGCTGCGCCACTCCGGGGCATCGATCGGGTGGCTCAGCGTCGCGCGCCGGTCAGGGGTCAGCGCCGTCAGCAGGGCGGAGGCCGCATCGGCCGCCGCCCCGCCGGTCGCCTCCCCGTCGCCGAGACGCCAGACGTCGCGCACGGTTCCATCGGACGTGATGCCGACGAACGGCTCGTCGTAGAGAGCCTTCCAGTGGTCCAGCAGATCGCGCAGGAACGGAGCGCTCCGGCGGTCGGCGGTGAACTCCTCGTAGTCCATGCCGCGCACGTCGGCGAGAGTCGGATCGTCCAGCGGGATCAGGTGTTCGCGGAACGAGGAGGCCTCGAGCACGACGGCCTCCTCCCGCCCGGCGACGCGGTCGCTGGAGAAGAAGTCGTCGATGTCGTTGTGCTGCGCGTGCGAGGACATGGGATCAGATCGGGAGGTTGAACAGCCGCTTGGCGTTGCCCGACAGGATGAGCTCGCGGTCGGCGTCGCTGATGTCCAGCTGGTTCTGCACGAAGTCCACGCCCTGGCCCATCCAGCTGTAGAAGACGGGGAACGACGACCCGAACAGGTAGTGGTCGGCGCCGTTGATCTTCAGCGCCGCCTCGACCTGGTCCTTGCCCCAGGAGTGCGGGTGCGTCATGTCGAAGAAGATGTTCTCGTCGAGATACTGCTTGATCTTCTCGCCGCCCGTCGGATCGAGACGCTGCATGGCCTCGGTCTTGTTGCTCGCATGCGGGGTGAGCAGCGCGGTGTTCGCGAACCAGTTGCCGCCCATCATCGTGTGGATGAAGCGGAGTCCCGGCATCCGGTCGAACATGCCGCTGAAGAGCTCGCGGCCGACGGCGATGCCCTGATCGATGATCCGTCCGTACTCGCGGCGCAGGTTCGTGTAGTCGATGACCGACTTGTACTCGACCGGCAGCGGGGTGTGGTGCACGATGACGGGGATGTCGAGCTTCTCGATGACCTTGAGGTAGGGCTCGAAGACCTCGTCGTCGAGGTACAACTGCCCGTAGTGGCAGGCGAGCTGCACACCGACCGCGCCGAGCTCCTTCACCGCGCGCTCCAGCTCGTAGATGTTCTCCCTGCCTCCCCACGGCGGCACGCACGCGGTCGCGAAGAGTCGCCCGCCGGATCGGGCGACGATGTCGGCGGCGTTGTCGTTCACGGCCTTGCAGGTGTCCAGGCCCAGCCACTCCTGCCAGACCGGCACGCGCATGATGCCGTAGTCGACTCCGGCCTCGTCCATGGCGGCCAGCTTGGCCTCTGCGGAGTAGTCGCCCTCGACGTAGTTGAGGTTCTGGTAGCCGGCGGGCTTCTCCAGGATGAGCTGCTTCTTGCCGCTGTCCATCGTGATGACCCGGGCGATCTCGCCGAAGCCGCGCGGGGCGGAGTCCAGGAACCCGTTCAGGATCCTCTCGTTCGTGAAGAGATCCTCGGGGAGGTGATGGATGTTGATGTCGACGACGGTCATTGTCGGCTCCTGCTTTCCTGGGCGTGCGTGAGGCGTCCTCACCCGCGGGTGGTCATCACTCACGATAGGCAGTTCCGCCCCTCCTCCGATCCCCCCGATCCTGCACAGTTATGTTGCACGCCATGGCATATGCCGGTGAATGCACTCGTGGTTATGGTGAACGAGTTCCGGGTCGCCGACTCCCGATCGGCCGGCCCCGCAGACAGCCAAGGAGGCAAAGGTGCCATACAAGAGCGCAGTACTGAAGACGGCCGCGGTGTTCGCGGCCGCCGGTCTGTTGCTGACGGGTTGCTCGGCAGTGACGCCGGACGACGCCGACAGCTCCGCAGCCCCGGCGACGGACGCCACTCTCCGAGTGAACTTCGGACAGTTCCCGGAGAGCTGGGCGCCGGGCCAGGAGATGGAGGGCGGAGTGCTCCGCATCCCCTACGAGACCCTGCTCGCACCCGGCGAGGACGGTCAGCCGACGGAGTCCCTCGCGACCGATTACGAGCTGACCGACGAGTCGCTCACCCTGACGCTGCGCGAGGGCGTGACCTTCCACGACGGCACCCCCTTCGACGCGGAGGCCGTCAAAGCCAACGTGGAGTACGTCAAGTCCGGAGCCACGGCCTACGCCGGCTCATTCCAGACGGTCGCCTCGGTCGACGTCGTCGATGACCGCACCGTACGGCTCAACCTCTCCAGCCCGAACCCCTCGCTGCCGACGACTCTGACCACGCGCGCACTCCCGATCGCCAGCCCTGCGGCCATCGCCGACGGATCGATCGCGCAGACCCCGGTCGGCACCTCGCCCTGGGCCTACGACGATGCGAAGTCGATCGTCGGCACGAAGATGACGTTCAGCGCCTTCGACGACTACTGGGGAGACAAGCCGGGGTTCGCGAACGTCGAGCTCTTCGCGATCGATGAGCCGGAGTCCTCCGCGGCTGCGCTCCTCGCCGGAGATCTGGACGTGACCGACACCGAGGTCACCACGCTCCCGCGTTTCGAGGGCAGTGACATCGAATCGCTGCAGTACCCCGCGATCCGCAACAACCTGTTCTTCTTCGATCGCGGCCCCGGCGGTGTGTTCGAAGACGTCTCCCTGCGCCAGGCGGTCTGCTATGCGATCGACATCGACCAGATGATCAAGGTCGAGGGCGAGGGAGAAGCGGCGAC
Coding sequences:
- a CDS encoding DEAD/DEAH box helicase, encoding MTSTPRLDPALVPDAADPDAVYLAFVEWAESTGISLYPAQDEAVIEIVSGNNLILSTPTGTGKSLVAIGAHFSALVAGRRSCYTAPIKALVSEKFFALVDVFGAENVGMVTGDSSVNADAPIICCTAEILANLSLRQGTDADVGQVVMDEFHFYADPDRGWAWQVPLLELPQAQFILMSATLGDVTELAADLTRRTSRETATVTGVERPVPLHFFYETTPIHETIDDLLNTGQAPIYVVHFSQAAAMERAQALSSTKVATREQRDEIAALIAEFRFTTAFGKTLSRFLRAGIGVHHAGMLPKYRRLVEQLAQRGLLRVICGTDTLGVGINVPIRTVLLTALTKFDGTRMRQLNAREFHQIAGRAGRAGYDTAGTVVAQAPEHESENVAAVKKAGDDPKKKRKIVRKKAPDGFVSWGEPSFRKLIDAVPETLTSHMQITSAMMLNVIARGGDVFANMRSLVYDNHEPRKRQRELALRAIGIYRTLRESGIVEKTPEGDIRLTVDLQPNFALNQPLSPFALAAFELLDPDPAAGTGSYALDMISIVESTLDDPRAVLSQQEFLARGEAVAAMKSEGIEYDERMELLEQITYPKPLDELLSAAFETFSAAQPWIRDFELHPKSVVRDMYERAMSFGEYVAYYKIARSEGVVLRYLSDAYRAASQTIPEELKDEDLRDLIEWLGELVRQVDSSLLDEWEELVAGTDNGRFDPHAPDEPIVPPAPKRLTSNIRAFRILVRNELFRRVQLAAREDVAALAELDPGFGADAWSDALDGYFAEHDDILTGADARSSKLLILTEGTTAWTARQIFDDPAGDHDWGISATIDLAASDEAGQAVVTVTGVDRL
- a CDS encoding acyltransferase family protein is translated as MTGAESSRVGWPDVAKGICIILVVLWHVVTKVAIHIPGAGPVTDAWAMLNAQLLPLRIPLFFLVSGMFAARAVLGRDATSWRRRAGRLALLYIVWVLIQTFVLAMTPDFDTARATDGWELLAQLTISPTNLWYLLALAAYLAIARLTRGLPTVAVLAVAFVIAAVAGAGVIPDLGNLWQLVQNLFFFLVGLRLRAVIERFTRSVGIGGALALAAVYVGALAAVAALGIRLLPGVWPALALVAVAFGVALSVLLDRHAGVVARPLRWIGRRTLPIYVLHMMPLAFVGAGLEAVGWRPTPVLEGIGPVVLTAVVIATCLAVHALLVRCGLGALFDPLRVTDRLGRGRRRTAEPRA
- a CDS encoding roadblock/LC7 domain-containing protein, translated to MTAHIRPDASGLSKDSTPGTDPALMHPDLAADWTVWSGVVGQAAATRLRHLEERFPEMTAAVLSTADGLQIASVGVARETGDRLAAMNGSLFGVARAEAEIISGGGAPSLSAVVSVSIAESQTSLLSFILAPYGQLLLSVSATGVQIGTVIVQARSAAYELITALGLTGAPG
- the hpaD gene encoding 3,4-dihydroxyphenylacetate 2,3-dioxygenase, which codes for MLPTTSDTPPFILTRASHVSLAVTDLEASRDFYRDVIGLVVTEETDDAIYLRGLEEAAHHSLVLVRADEAKALHVGLRVRSDADILAAEKHFAATGVDHERVEVPHQGPTLRFRDTVGTHIELTSSMDVVERKMQRFDEFRSAFPQRLDHFQVVTYDVQAATDFWAGLGMRMAEYTAADGTDELWGTWLEVKGNTHDLVFTNGRGPRLHHFAYTVPDASALLHAADVCGAVGLGREIDRGPGRHGLSNALFLYVRDPDQHRIELFTTHYQFIDLETPPIRWDVSDPQRAQLWGMPASRRWFFEASEFPGEAVREPLLSASPETLEEYLSLH
- a CDS encoding DUF3500 domain-containing protein, producing MSSHAQHNDIDDFFSSDRVAGREEAVVLEASSFREHLIPLDDPTLADVRGMDYEEFTADRRSAPFLRDLLDHWKALYDEPFVGITSDGTVRDVWRLGDGEATGGAAADAASALLTALTPDRRATLSHPIDAPEWRSWSNPEFVFFRTGLRLEDQTDAVVAAVLDVIEASLSPEGFARVREAMDLNGYLGGLVDLPTIMNERSYWFALYGDPGEGPWGWQLFGHHVAVHSVFIGSRQVVAPVFLGAEPALTDDERPPLFDAREQTALALASSFTDAQRAQAIVYRSVLDPEMPDGRRHPADERHVAGAFRDNRVVPPEGIRGSDLTDAQWELLLAIVEDFHLLLPADQRALALVEVETHRDETWFGWYGATDGTEPFYFRVQSPVILAELDHHAGVWLSNRLPARFHVHTTLRLPNGNDYGAAFIAATSR
- the deoD gene encoding purine-nucleoside phosphorylase translates to MSTHIAAEPGQIAPIVLFPGDPLRAKWIAETFLDEAELYSETRGMLGFTGTWEGHRVSVQGSGMGQPSMAIYANELFDSYDVQTIVRVGSCGALTERVKIRDIIIANGASTDSGINRVRFHGLDYAPVADFSLLRAAVEASEAEPLESAVHVGQLFSSDQFYSTRPELTEPFVQHGILGVEMEAAGLYTLAAYYGRRALAICTVSDHIVTGEETTAQEREQTFGDMIRIALRAATA
- a CDS encoding amidohydrolase family protein, whose amino-acid sequence is MTVVDINIHHLPEDLFTNERILNGFLDSAPRGFGEIARVITMDSGKKQLILEKPAGYQNLNYVEGDYSAEAKLAAMDEAGVDYGIMRVPVWQEWLGLDTCKAVNDNAADIVARSGGRLFATACVPPWGGRENIYELERAVKELGAVGVQLACHYGQLYLDDEVFEPYLKVIEKLDIPVIVHHTPLPVEYKSVIDYTNLRREYGRIIDQGIAVGRELFSGMFDRMPGLRFIHTMMGGNWFANTALLTPHASNKTEAMQRLDPTGGEKIKQYLDENIFFDMTHPHSWGKDQVEAALKINGADHYLFGSSFPVFYSWMGQGVDFVQNQLDISDADRELILSGNAKRLFNLPI
- a CDS encoding ABC transporter substrate-binding protein translates to MPYKSAVLKTAAVFAAAGLLLTGCSAVTPDDADSSAAPATDATLRVNFGQFPESWAPGQEMEGGVLRIPYETLLAPGEDGQPTESLATDYELTDESLTLTLREGVTFHDGTPFDAEAVKANVEYVKSGATAYAGSFQTVASVDVVDDRTVRLNLSSPNPSLPTTLTTRALPIASPAAIADGSIAQTPVGTSPWAYDDAKSIVGTKMTFSAFDDYWGDKPGFANVELFAIDEPESSAAALLAGDLDVTDTEVTTLPRFEGSDIESLQYPAIRNNLFFFDRGPGGVFEDVSLRQAVCYAIDIDQMIKVEGEGEAATQHFAEGEVGYNPDITGYPTDLDRAQELYAEAGSPTVDVEMAAAPYNNTQIEVYMTQAAEIGDFYVTVTTLPPPQYNGEWNSGKYPLGLSSNDELTPFEWYSAWFAADAPGNPSGIESDELKAAAAAAQAAGDSEEAGDLWAEVTKIIADEALTCAHLRGVETLAWNSATVAGVDAPTEPWEPKSVNYRDLTPVS
- a CDS encoding VOC family protein, which encodes MAAFTADNAFSGFSVDDIDAAKEFYGTTLGLDVGVNAMGFLDLRLPSGGSILVYPKPNHTPASFTILNFPVADVDAAVDELIERGVQTKIYSDDEFPSDARGIVRGNGRGPDIAWFRDPAGNVLAVMQA